The Gammaproteobacteria bacterium genome window below encodes:
- a CDS encoding (Fe-S)-binding protein — protein MAAAEFKTPELKEYPVIPRLQEGVMKHSQPYTAKAEFQEKLGFPGELVDNWQQVAIDKMGELNKKYRSLSVYLDSCVKCGACTDKCHYYLGTTDPKNMPVARQDLYRKVYRRYFTVSGKLFPKLVGAEDLTEEVLDDWYSYFHQCSQCRRCSVYCPYGIDTAEISMAAREVMDTVGKGQKYCNEIIGKAQTIGNNLGLPEPALLNTLEGLEEDVEEETGVKVRFPVDEKGADVLLITPSADFFAEPHIDGLIGYGKVFHQAGISWTLSSYASEAANFGMFIGSYENMQKLALRIRQAALDLGVKRIVFGECGHAWRVAYSFLNTLAGPFDFLDPNYPVPQHICEVTHGLIKEGRLTLDPSLNDDMVITYHDSCNVARASRMGDTPGGQFEIPRDIIKSVCNNYVDMPSHAIKEGTYCCGGGGGLLTDDLIELRVKGALPRMEALKNVVDEYGVTHMAAICAICKSQFSKVFPYYDFTMDQIISLHQLVSNAIVLTPENVTEDNDGDDNDTDDENQAEAA, from the coding sequence ATGGCTGCTGCAGAATTCAAAACCCCTGAACTTAAAGAATATCCGGTTATCCCTCGCCTGCAAGAAGGTGTGATGAAGCATAGCCAACCTTATACGGCTAAAGCTGAGTTCCAAGAAAAATTGGGTTTCCCTGGCGAGCTAGTTGATAACTGGCAGCAAGTTGCGATTGATAAAATGGGTGAGCTCAACAAAAAATACCGCTCACTAAGCGTATATTTAGACTCATGCGTGAAATGTGGTGCCTGCACTGACAAGTGTCACTACTATTTAGGCACAACCGATCCTAAAAATATGCCGGTGGCCCGTCAAGATTTATATCGCAAAGTCTATCGTCGCTACTTTACTGTCTCTGGTAAATTATTTCCTAAGCTGGTGGGCGCTGAAGATTTAACTGAAGAAGTATTAGATGATTGGTATAGCTATTTTCATCAGTGCTCACAATGTCGTCGTTGTTCCGTGTATTGCCCATATGGAATCGATACTGCAGAAATTTCCATGGCAGCACGCGAAGTTATGGATACGGTTGGAAAGGGACAAAAATACTGCAATGAAATTATTGGAAAAGCACAAACTATAGGTAACAACCTAGGCTTACCTGAACCTGCTTTATTAAACACATTAGAAGGTTTAGAAGAAGACGTAGAAGAAGAAACTGGCGTAAAAGTTCGTTTCCCAGTAGATGAAAAAGGTGCAGATGTATTATTAATCACCCCTTCTGCAGATTTCTTTGCCGAGCCACATATCGATGGCTTAATTGGTTATGGAAAAGTATTTCATCAAGCGGGCATTTCTTGGACCTTAAGTTCTTATGCTAGTGAAGCCGCAAACTTTGGCATGTTTATCGGTAGTTATGAAAATATGCAGAAACTTGCACTGCGAATTCGTCAAGCCGCACTGGATTTAGGTGTAAAGAGAATTGTATTTGGCGAGTGCGGTCATGCATGGCGTGTAGCGTATTCATTCTTAAACACTCTAGCCGGTCCATTTGATTTTCTTGATCCTAATTATCCGGTACCGCAACATATTTGCGAAGTAACCCATGGTTTGATTAAAGAAGGCAGATTAACTTTAGATCCATCATTGAATGACGACATGGTCATTACGTATCATGACTCATGCAATGTGGCACGTGCATCACGTATGGGTGACACACCAGGCGGCCAATTTGAAATCCCAAGAGACATTATCAAATCGGTTTGCAACAACTATGTAGACATGCCGAGCCATGCAATTAAAGAAGGCACATACTGCTGTGGCGGCGGTGGAGGTTTGTTAACCGACGATTTAATTGAGCTGCGTGTTAAAGGTGCACTACCACGTATGGAAGCACTAAAAAATGTAGTCGATGAATATGGGGTAACTCATATGGCCGCGATCTGCGCCATTTGTAAGAGTCAGTTTTCTAAAGTGTTCCCATATTACGATTTCACAATGGATCAAATTATTAGCCTGCATCAATTGGTAAGTAACGCAATTGTGTTAACACCAGAAAACGTCACCGAAGATAATGATGGTGACGACAATGACACAGACGACGAAAACCAAGCCGAAGCGGCTTAA
- a CDS encoding nitrate reductase, producing MSILTATFAFLFYIATAILVIFVARKIWIYAKTPAPLKIPTTPAPTTRAGVAFRMVKEVTIFESLFKSSKWTWLFGWVFHFGLLLVLLRHLRYFTDPVWAWVAFIQPFGKYAAFMMLIGLAGLLARRIFVDRVRYISAPSDHLMLLLLIAIGASGALMTFVEHTDIVSLKSFLIGLMTFAWATEAGLTAMPNELILIVHLSLVILLMIIFPFSKLLHAPGVFFSPSRDQVDNPRERRHIAEWATKIDTTKSSTRAS from the coding sequence ATGTCAATTTTAACCGCAACATTTGCTTTCTTGTTCTATATAGCTACCGCTATATTAGTAATATTTGTTGCGCGTAAAATCTGGATCTACGCAAAAACCCCTGCACCTTTAAAAATACCAACCACACCTGCTCCTACAACACGTGCTGGTGTTGCCTTTAGGATGGTAAAAGAAGTCACCATCTTTGAAAGTTTATTTAAATCTAGCAAATGGACATGGTTATTTGGCTGGGTTTTCCATTTCGGTTTACTGTTGGTGTTACTTAGACATCTACGTTATTTCACTGATCCGGTTTGGGCTTGGGTAGCTTTTATTCAACCGTTTGGAAAATATGCAGCCTTTATGATGCTGATCGGTTTAGCCGGCTTATTGGCACGTAGAATATTTGTTGATCGTGTGCGTTATATATCTGCACCTTCTGACCATCTAATGCTTTTGCTACTTATTGCCATTGGTGCTAGCGGTGCGTTGATGACTTTTGTCGAACATACTGACATCGTTTCTTTGAAATCTTTTTTAATCGGCTTAATGACTTTCGCCTGGGCAACCGAGGCAGGCTTAACTGCCATGCCTAATGAATTAATTTTAATCGTTCATTTAAGCTTAGTTATTTTACTAATGATTATTTTTCCATTCAGCAAACTATTGCATGCGCCAGGCGTATTCTTTAGCCCGTCACGCGACCAAGTAGATAACCCACGCGAACGTCGACACATCGCAGAGTGGGCTACAAAAATTGATACCACCAAATCATCTACAAGGGCAAGTTAA
- the tusE gene encoding TusE/DsrC/DsvC family sulfur relay protein yields the protein MPLEVNGQSYETDEEGYLADLNQWQPDLAEAMAVADGAELSENHWEVINFLREYYEEYQIAPAVRVLTKAIGKKLGKDKGNSKYLYELFPYGPAKQACKYAGLPKPTGCV from the coding sequence ATGCCCTTAGAAGTAAATGGTCAGTCATATGAAACTGATGAAGAAGGTTACTTAGCCGACCTTAACCAATGGCAACCTGACCTGGCTGAAGCAATGGCTGTAGCAGATGGTGCTGAGTTAAGTGAAAACCACTGGGAAGTTATTAACTTCCTGCGTGAATACTACGAAGAGTATCAAATTGCTCCAGCAGTTCGCGTACTGACAAAAGCTATTGGCAAAAAACTTGGCAAAGATAAAGGTAACAGCAAATACTTATATGAGTTGTTTCCATATGGTCCTGCTAAGCAAGCTTGTAAATATGCAGGTCTACCAAAGCCAACTGGCTGCGTTTAG
- the dsrH gene encoding sulfurtransferase complex subunit TusB, whose translation MSALHTVNKSPFERNSLASCLRLAAKGSAVLLFEDGVIGAMKNTKHSDAVANSMSDISFYVLGPDIKARGLKDGNVIDGIKIIDYDGFVDLTTEHHTVQSWL comes from the coding sequence ATGTCAGCATTACATACCGTCAACAAATCTCCTTTCGAGCGCAACTCTTTAGCGTCTTGTTTGCGTTTAGCTGCTAAAGGCAGCGCAGTCCTTTTATTTGAAGATGGCGTCATTGGCGCGATGAAAAACACTAAACATTCTGATGCCGTTGCCAATTCAATGAGCGATATTTCTTTTTATGTTTTAGGTCCCGATATCAAAGCCCGTGGACTGAAAGATGGCAACGTAATTGATGGAATTAAAATTATCGATTATGACGGCTTTGTAGATCTAACGACCGAACATCATACTGTTCAGTCTTGGCTTTAA
- the tusC gene encoding sulfurtransferase complex subunit TusC, which translates to MSEEGIVKKFCYLNRKAPYGTIYALESLEVVLIAAAFDQDISLVFADDGVYQLTNNQETDGIGMKNFSKTYSALGDYDIKKIYVEKESLDERGLTADDLQALVYEDEDDDWAEKNSLFVVDRAELTSIIDAQDVVLSF; encoded by the coding sequence ATGTCAGAAGAAGGCATCGTAAAGAAATTTTGTTATCTGAACCGTAAAGCACCTTACGGCACTATCTACGCGCTTGAATCATTAGAAGTTGTACTCATAGCAGCAGCGTTTGACCAAGACATCAGCCTAGTGTTTGCTGATGATGGCGTATATCAACTGACTAACAACCAAGAAACTGATGGCATTGGCATGAAGAACTTCTCCAAAACCTACAGTGCACTTGGTGACTACGACATTAAAAAGATTTACGTAGAAAAAGAATCTTTAGATGAGCGTGGCTTAACGGCTGATGATCTTCAAGCTTTAGTCTACGAAGACGAAGATGATGATTGGGCAGAAAAAAATTCATTATTTGTGGTTGATCGCGCAGAGCTTACAAGCATTATCGACGCACAAGATGTGGTCTTGAGTTTCTAA
- the tusD gene encoding sulfurtransferase complex subunit TusD codes for MKFGIVINEGPYTHQASDTALQFVKSALAKGHEIFRIFFYHDGVNNGTDLGVPPQDDRNLPKEWSELAEKHGLDLVVCVAAAQRRGMLDEDESKRNGKTSNNLIKGFRISGLGQLIEAGIQADRLVTFGD; via the coding sequence GTGAAGTTTGGAATTGTAATTAACGAAGGACCGTACACGCATCAAGCATCTGATACTGCATTGCAATTTGTTAAATCAGCCTTAGCAAAAGGTCACGAAATATTTCGTATCTTTTTCTATCATGACGGCGTAAACAATGGAACAGACTTAGGTGTTCCTCCTCAGGATGACCGTAATCTTCCAAAAGAATGGTCCGAACTGGCTGAAAAGCACGGTTTAGACTTAGTGGTTTGTGTTGCCGCTGCTCAACGTCGCGGCATGCTTGACGAAGATGAAAGTAAACGAAACGGCAAAACCTCAAATAACTTAATTAAAGGCTTCCGTATTTCCGGTTTAGGCCAATTAATTGAAGCTGGCATCCAAGCGGATCGCCTCGTTACCTTTGGAGATTAA
- the dsrB gene encoding dissimilatory-type sulfite reductase subunit beta produces the protein MAIDHRPPIESGCPDGFQYMHPVMRKNYGMWDYHEHPRPGVLLHVADNGERIWTVRAGTQRILDVFTLRTLCDIGDEFADGYVRFTIRSNIEYMVADEAKVQPMIDKLESEGFVVGGTKNSVAMISHTQGWLHCDIPGTDASGVVKAMMDELIDEFKENNMPNRVHITTSCCQINCGGQGDIAINVQHTKPPKINHDLVSNVCERPSVVARCPVAAIRPAMVNGKPSLEVDEKKCICCGACYPPCPPMQINDAEHTKLAVWVGGNHSNARGKPTFQKLVAAGIPNNPPRWPEATAIVKRILLAYRDDAKDWERMNDWVERIGWPRFFEKTGLPFTKFHIDNWRGARRSLNASTHIRF, from the coding sequence ATGGCGATAGATCACCGTCCACCAATAGAATCAGGATGCCCAGACGGATTCCAATACATGCATCCTGTGATGCGAAAAAACTATGGAATGTGGGACTATCATGAACATCCACGTCCTGGTGTTTTACTTCACGTTGCTGATAATGGTGAAAGAATTTGGACGGTACGCGCAGGTACACAACGCATCTTAGACGTATTCACATTACGAACTCTATGTGACATTGGCGATGAATTTGCTGATGGTTACGTACGCTTCACGATTCGCAGCAACATTGAATACATGGTGGCTGATGAAGCAAAAGTACAGCCAATGATTGATAAGCTTGAATCAGAAGGATTTGTAGTAGGCGGAACTAAAAACTCTGTGGCAATGATTTCGCACACTCAAGGTTGGTTGCACTGTGACATTCCAGGCACAGACGCATCAGGTGTTGTAAAGGCAATGATGGATGAACTTATCGATGAGTTCAAAGAAAACAACATGCCTAACCGTGTGCACATTACAACTTCTTGTTGCCAAATTAACTGTGGTGGACAAGGCGATATCGCTATTAATGTTCAACACACTAAGCCACCGAAAATAAATCACGATTTAGTATCCAATGTATGTGAGCGACCTTCAGTGGTTGCACGTTGTCCCGTTGCTGCGATTCGTCCTGCAATGGTTAACGGCAAACCTTCATTAGAAGTGGATGAGAAGAAATGCATCTGTTGTGGTGCGTGTTACCCCCCTTGTCCGCCTATGCAAATTAATGATGCTGAACACACCAAACTTGCGGTATGGGTGGGCGGCAATCACTCCAATGCACGCGGCAAACCTACTTTCCAAAAATTAGTAGCTGCGGGTATACCTAACAACCCACCGCGTTGGCCTGAAGCCACAGCGATTGTTAAACGCATCCTTCTTGCTTACCGCGATGACGCAAAAGATTGGGAACGCATGAATGACTGGGTTGAGCGTATTGGTTGGCCTCGTTTCTTTGAAAAAACCGGTTTACCTTTCACCAAGTTCCACATTGATAACTGGCGTGGTGCACGTCGCAGCTTAAATGCTTCGACTCACATCCGTTTCTAA